In the genome of Candidatus Saccharibacteria bacterium, one region contains:
- the groL gene encoding chaperonin GroEL (60 kDa chaperone family; promotes refolding of misfolded polypeptides especially under stressful conditions; forms two stacked rings of heptamers to form a barrel-shaped 14mer; ends can be capped by GroES; misfolded proteins enter the barrel where they are refolded when GroES binds) gives MAKKVFYDDDARRRILGGAQILYDAVKTTMGPKGRNAVIGKSYGGPTVTHDGVTVAKGVEIADVDDETLGYKVGAELIKQAANKMNDVAGDGTTTVTVLTYHILSEANKLIAAGHNPMELRKGLEAASQDVIKKLGTMAEDIKANKERVAEVATISAGDGEIGKLIADVIDQVGKDGVVTVEEGQGLALESEVVEGFTFDRGFVSPYMVTDTARMEAVLDKPQIVITDKKISSIQEFLPVLERAAQAGKKDIILIAEDLEGEALGTLVLNKLKGVLNVVAVKAPAFGDRRKDVLNDIAILTGGSVISDDTAGNFDDFTDNDFGSARRVIVTQDETTIIEGDGTVTELKARIDQISAQAEAATSEYDKENLEKRRAALQGKVAVIKVGGATETEIEEKKFRVDDAVAAVKAALDEGIVPGGGVTLVNLIKEIKAGGSDSADAGAQLLKKALEQPFRNLLENAGLNADEWLPLVKAAKAGQGLDVNNPKKLVDLKTAGVVDPARVTKGTIQNATSIAGTAITMGALVVDVPENKESAAAPDPGGMGGMGGGMMGM, from the coding sequence ATGGCAAAGAAAGTATTTTACGATGATGACGCTCGTCGCCGAATTCTTGGCGGAGCACAAATACTATACGACGCAGTAAAGACGACAATGGGGCCGAAGGGTCGCAACGCGGTGATTGGTAAATCATATGGTGGGCCAACTGTAACGCACGACGGTGTTACGGTCGCCAAAGGTGTTGAGATTGCCGATGTTGATGACGAAACGCTTGGCTATAAAGTTGGCGCTGAGCTTATCAAACAAGCCGCTAACAAAATGAATGATGTAGCCGGTGATGGGACCACCACCGTAACTGTACTGACCTACCATATTTTGAGTGAAGCCAACAAGTTGATTGCTGCTGGGCACAATCCAATGGAGCTTAGGAAAGGGTTAGAAGCTGCATCCCAGGACGTCATTAAAAAACTTGGGACTATGGCCGAGGACATTAAGGCCAACAAAGAGCGCGTGGCTGAAGTTGCCACTATCAGTGCCGGTGACGGCGAAATCGGTAAGCTAATCGCTGACGTAATTGACCAGGTTGGCAAAGACGGCGTGGTGACTGTCGAAGAAGGTCAAGGCTTGGCGCTTGAATCAGAAGTGGTAGAAGGATTTACGTTTGACCGTGGGTTTGTTAGCCCGTACATGGTTACTGATACGGCTCGCATGGAAGCAGTGCTTGATAAGCCACAAATCGTCATAACCGATAAGAAAATCAGTTCTATTCAAGAATTTTTGCCGGTATTAGAGCGTGCCGCCCAGGCTGGCAAAAAAGATATCATCTTGATCGCCGAAGATCTCGAAGGTGAGGCGCTAGGCACTTTGGTATTAAACAAGCTCAAAGGCGTACTCAACGTTGTGGCTGTTAAAGCACCGGCATTTGGTGACCGCCGTAAGGATGTACTGAACGATATTGCCATACTAACTGGCGGTAGCGTAATTAGCGATGATACAGCCGGTAACTTTGACGACTTTACGGACAATGATTTTGGTTCGGCGCGTCGTGTTATCGTTACCCAGGACGAGACGACGATAATTGAGGGTGACGGCACGGTCACCGAGCTAAAAGCACGGATTGATCAAATTAGTGCCCAAGCTGAGGCAGCAACCAGCGAATACGATAAAGAAAACCTTGAAAAGCGCCGTGCGGCACTTCAAGGTAAGGTTGCAGTCATTAAAGTTGGCGGGGCAACCGAGACAGAGATCGAAGAGAAGAAGTTTAGGGTTGATGATGCCGTGGCAGCTGTGAAAGCTGCTTTGGATGAAGGTATTGTTCCCGGTGGCGGCGTAACGCTAGTTAATCTTATAAAAGAAATCAAGGCAGGTGGAAGTGATTCAGCCGACGCTGGTGCTCAATTGCTAAAGAAGGCGCTTGAACAACCGTTTAGGAACCTGCTAGAAAATGCTGGGCTCAATGCAGATGAATGGTTGCCGCTGGTCAAAGCAGCTAAAGCCGGTCAAGGTCTGGACGTCAACAATCCAAAAAAACTGGTTGATCTTAAAACAGCTGGCGTGGTTGATCCAGCTCGTGTCACAAAAGGGACGATTCAGAACGCTACAAGTATTGCCGGTACGGCAATAACAATGGGTGCGTTGGTAGTTGACGTGCCTGAAAACAAAGAATCTGCAGCAGCGCCTGACCCAGGTGGAATGGGTGGTATGGGCGGCGGTATGATGGGCATGTAA
- a CDS encoding co-chaperone GroES produces the protein MSVKIQPRAGYVVLQQEKAPEKTASGILLAGSAQEKPEAAKVIAVGKDVKDVKIGDMVLFVEEYGKTKTVTMNKQDYTIIKQEHIVATIK, from the coding sequence ATGAGCGTAAAGATTCAGCCCCGAGCTGGTTATGTGGTGCTTCAACAAGAAAAGGCACCCGAAAAAACCGCCAGCGGCATTTTATTAGCTGGCAGTGCCCAGGAAAAACCTGAAGCTGCCAAAGTTATAGCAGTCGGTAAAGACGTCAAAGACGTAAAAATTGGCGACATGGTTTTATTCGTAGAAGAGTATGGTAAAACCAAGACCGTGACTATGAATAAACAAGACTATACTATTATCAAACAAGAGCATATTGTTGCAACGATAAAATAA
- a CDS encoding UDP-N-acetylmuramoyl-L-alanyl-D-glutamate--2,6-diaminopimelate ligase produces MRIRSIVKKLIPKGVFEKIEPLGHWGEAVLVNLAMGMPTRGLKVIGVTGTDGKTTTCTMIYQMLRESGVKASLLTTVSVDIADGKGERPSTVGLTTASVRQLLGMLKKCRQNGAEWVVLETSSHALAQHRVWAVPYEIAVMTNVTHEHLDYHKTFERYVAAKVKLFKQANHHRGLKTGVVNVDDPSARKFAGAIKNPVTYGTKDGELQAQNIQLRPDGSTYKAVIKDESYDIECRLPGDFNIYNSLAAVAVGRAVGLNKTDIERGIASLQSVAGRMERIEVGQPFNVIVDYAVTPEALKVVLTTVQSVTKGNVHLVFGATGDRDKDKRPIMGKIAAELADKVYLTDDETYTEAPEAIRQAVFAGIEQAGGKSKTTVIDDRLEAIKTALGSAKPGDTVLLTGIGHQNYRNMGGEKQEWDEREIARRSALTEE; encoded by the coding sequence ATGAGAATACGGAGTATTGTAAAAAAACTTATACCCAAAGGTGTATTTGAGAAAATCGAGCCGCTTGGTCACTGGGGTGAGGCGGTCTTAGTAAACCTTGCCATGGGTATGCCCACACGTGGGCTCAAAGTAATTGGTGTGACTGGTACGGACGGTAAGACCACAACGTGCACCATGATTTATCAGATGTTGCGAGAATCGGGCGTAAAAGCTTCGTTGCTGACAACCGTATCGGTAGACATAGCGGACGGCAAAGGTGAGCGCCCTAGCACCGTTGGGCTGACTACAGCAAGCGTGAGGCAGCTACTGGGGATGTTAAAAAAGTGCCGGCAAAACGGCGCAGAGTGGGTAGTATTAGAGACCTCCAGCCATGCTTTGGCGCAGCACCGGGTATGGGCCGTGCCATATGAAATTGCCGTAATGACCAATGTGACGCACGAGCACCTGGATTATCATAAAACGTTTGAGCGCTACGTGGCCGCTAAAGTTAAATTATTTAAGCAAGCAAATCACCACCGAGGGCTTAAGACAGGGGTAGTGAACGTTGATGACCCAAGTGCTCGGAAGTTTGCCGGAGCTATCAAGAATCCAGTAACTTATGGCACTAAAGATGGTGAATTGCAGGCGCAAAATATTCAACTGCGGCCGGATGGCAGCACCTATAAAGCGGTTATTAAAGATGAATCTTATGATATTGAGTGCCGGTTGCCAGGTGATTTTAACATCTATAACTCTCTGGCCGCGGTAGCGGTTGGCCGTGCAGTTGGCTTGAACAAAACAGATATAGAGCGTGGTATTGCTTCACTGCAAAGTGTGGCGGGGCGGATGGAGCGGATTGAGGTTGGTCAGCCGTTTAATGTGATTGTGGATTACGCCGTCACGCCAGAGGCTCTCAAAGTGGTGCTTACCACTGTGCAGTCTGTCACCAAAGGTAATGTTCACTTGGTTTTTGGCGCAACTGGCGATAGAGATAAAGACAAGCGACCGATTATGGGTAAAATTGCCGCTGAGCTGGCCGATAAAGTTTACTTAACAGACGATGAAACTTACACCGAGGCTCCAGAAGCTATTCGTCAGGCGGTGTTTGCCGGTATAGAGCAAGCTGGTGGCAAGTCAAAAACTACGGTGATCGACGACAGGCTAGAGGCCATTAAGACAGCTCTGGGCTCTGCGAAACCAGGAGACACGGTGCTGCTAACAGGCATAGGGCATCAAAATTACCGCAATATGGGTGGCGAAAAGCAGGAGTGGGATGAACGGGAGATTGCCCGCAGAAGCGCATTAACGGAGGAGTAG
- the tsaD gene encoding tRNA (adenosine(37)-N6)-threonylcarbamoyltransferase complex transferase subunit TsaD: MKILGIETSCDETAAAVVEDGKRLLSNVVLSSMDLHAAYGGVVPEIAARSHIESIIPVIEKALADAFSLENGGKRLEVRDNSPNSNLSTPSSTSDPWDQIDGIAVTYGAGLGGSLLVGVMTARTLAITKNKPLYAVNHVESHIYANFLTETSPSLSTSYQLPTTNPKFPMLGLIVSGGHSQIVLWRDHFDYTLLGQTRDDAIGEAFDKVAKIIGLPYPGGPSISEYAKKGDPHKFKFPKAKVNSVSPALEKLRNEMQATSTLRHNSNGRSFASGRTGVAQGAGYDYSFSGVKTAVLRAAQELIGEDHHFPSHKLSERLSDTQKADIAASFQRIAVETVVDKLVEAFDEFQPKSVVIGGGVAANTELRRQLADRLPLPIEYTDMKLCTDNGAMIATLGCYKVALNQPAADPFTLDIAPNLSM, translated from the coding sequence GTGAAAATACTAGGGATTGAAACCAGTTGTGATGAAACTGCAGCTGCGGTAGTTGAGGATGGCAAGCGACTATTGTCTAATGTTGTACTGTCTAGCATGGACTTACACGCAGCCTACGGCGGCGTAGTCCCGGAGATTGCCGCCCGCAGCCATATAGAGTCAATCATCCCAGTTATCGAAAAGGCTCTTGCTGACGCTTTTTCTCTAGAGAATGGAGGAAAGAGGTTAGAGGTTAGAGATAATAGTCCGAACTCCAATCTCTCTACTCCATCCTCTACTTCTGATCCGTGGGATCAGATAGACGGCATTGCGGTGACATATGGTGCTGGACTCGGCGGCAGTCTACTCGTCGGCGTCATGACCGCTCGTACCTTGGCGATTACTAAAAACAAGCCGCTGTACGCTGTTAACCACGTAGAGAGCCACATCTACGCCAATTTCTTAACAGAGACTTCCCCTTCCCTATCTACTAGCTACCAACTACCAACAACCAACCCTAAGTTCCCGATGCTTGGGCTGATAGTCAGCGGTGGGCACTCGCAAATCGTCTTGTGGCGCGACCATTTTGACTACACTTTACTTGGTCAGACCCGCGATGACGCCATCGGCGAAGCGTTTGATAAAGTCGCTAAAATCATCGGCCTACCCTACCCTGGCGGCCCGAGCATCAGCGAATATGCCAAAAAGGGCGATCCGCATAAGTTCAAATTCCCAAAAGCAAAAGTCAACTCTGTATCTCCAGCTCTTGAGAAGCTTAGAAATGAAATGCAAGCCACCAGCACCTTGCGCCACAACAGCAATGGCAGGAGCTTTGCTTCAGGGAGGACTGGTGTGGCGCAAGGTGCTGGGTATGATTATAGCTTTTCTGGGGTCAAAACAGCCGTCTTAAGGGCTGCTCAAGAGCTAATCGGTGAAGATCACCACTTCCCTTCCCATAAGCTATCAGAGCGGCTCTCTGACACCCAGAAGGCAGACATTGCAGCCAGCTTCCAGCGTATAGCCGTCGAAACAGTGGTAGATAAGTTAGTCGAAGCCTTTGACGAGTTCCAGCCCAAATCGGTTGTGATCGGCGGCGGTGTGGCCGCCAACACTGAACTACGACGCCAACTGGCGGATCGATTACCGCTACCAATTGAGTATACAGACATGAAACTCTGCACCGACAACGGCGCCATGATCGCCACCCTTGGCTGCTATAAAGTGGCGCTGAATCAACCCGCAGCCGATCCATTTACGCTAGATATCGCTCCCAATCTCAGTATGTAG
- a CDS encoding valine--tRNA ligase, translated as MKLPKVYEPHLYESDIYALWEKTESFKPKHRGSKDNYSIVVPPPNANGDLHLGHGLTLALEDIAIRYHRLKGDATLFVPGADHAGFETQVVYEKQLAAEGKSRFDFTREELYDRIWDFVAQNKQNYLSQFRKLGASASWDHYTFTLDEKIVKQAYGNFKKMWDEGLVYRGERLVNYCTHHRTGFADVEVVYEDETTPLYYMQYGPFELATTRPETKFGDTAVAVHPEDDRYKQYVGQVITVEGVNGPFEIQVLADEMVDREFGTGVVKITPAHDPNDWEVAQRHNLPAVRVINHDGTMNEHAGRFRGMTVMDARQAVVDALKEKNLLIKVDKDYTNRVGKCYKCGTVIEPMLMKQWFINMQPLAKPAIKALKQKKIMFYPDSKRKQLISYLEGLHDWNISRQIAWGIPIPAFQNVDDEDDWIYDEHVTEEIITVDNKTYHRDPDVFDTWFSSSSWPYATLGGSGTKDYEQFYPLSLMETGADILYPWVSRMIMFGLYNTGKVPFESVYLHGLVLDPHGAKMSKSKGNVVDPMEKIDTFGSDAFRMGIVAGQTPGNNQPYDESKLIGARNFCNKLWNIARYVEGKLGDEFKPGNSPHPKSVADYWVINRINYISKQVSSLLDEYRFSEAYETLYHFVWDDFADWYIEASKVHLNKDTIAYGLESILKLAHPFAPFVTETVWQTLGWRGDKPLAISDWPKTSDSNTTKADTFEEIKLIVNEVRFIKNELGDADLQLFYTDEKFLDENGILIQKLAKLKGVQNVKDGYGLHLTQTRYQCWLNVDEQAAQRFITSLANKKAQQEKNVDQLEKRLANKAYVKQAPKELVAQSKQQLKEARELLEKVTEEYKRFNKPSA; from the coding sequence ATGAAGCTGCCAAAGGTATACGAACCACATTTATACGAATCTGATATATACGCACTCTGGGAAAAAACCGAGTCTTTCAAGCCAAAACATCGTGGATCCAAAGATAATTACAGTATTGTCGTACCTCCACCAAACGCAAACGGCGATTTACATCTTGGCCACGGCTTAACGCTGGCTCTTGAAGATATCGCTATTCGCTATCATCGGCTAAAAGGAGATGCAACATTGTTCGTACCCGGGGCAGATCATGCCGGGTTTGAAACCCAGGTTGTTTATGAGAAGCAGCTGGCCGCAGAAGGGAAGAGTCGGTTCGATTTTACCCGAGAAGAGCTCTACGACCGTATATGGGATTTTGTTGCCCAAAACAAGCAAAACTACCTGTCACAGTTCCGTAAATTAGGCGCTAGTGCCAGCTGGGATCACTATACATTTACACTGGATGAAAAAATTGTTAAACAGGCCTACGGCAACTTTAAAAAGATGTGGGACGAAGGTCTAGTTTACAGAGGTGAAAGATTGGTTAACTACTGTACACATCACCGCACAGGATTTGCCGATGTCGAGGTAGTCTATGAAGACGAAACTACTCCGCTATATTACATGCAATACGGGCCGTTTGAGCTGGCAACTACCCGACCAGAAACTAAGTTTGGCGACACCGCAGTAGCAGTACACCCTGAGGATGACCGCTATAAGCAATATGTTGGACAAGTCATAACCGTCGAGGGCGTCAACGGTCCGTTTGAGATCCAAGTCTTGGCCGACGAAATGGTCGACAGAGAATTTGGAACAGGGGTAGTTAAGATAACACCAGCCCATGACCCTAACGACTGGGAGGTTGCCCAGCGCCATAATCTACCCGCCGTACGCGTTATAAATCATGACGGCACCATGAACGAACACGCCGGACGTTTCCGAGGAATGACAGTTATGGATGCCCGCCAAGCCGTTGTTGATGCGCTCAAAGAAAAGAATCTGCTCATTAAGGTAGACAAAGATTATACCAACAGAGTAGGGAAGTGCTATAAATGCGGTACAGTAATCGAACCAATGTTGATGAAACAGTGGTTCATTAATATGCAACCACTAGCCAAACCTGCCATCAAAGCTCTTAAACAAAAGAAGATTATGTTCTATCCAGACTCTAAGAGAAAACAACTCATCAGCTATCTAGAGGGGTTGCACGACTGGAACATTAGCCGTCAAATAGCCTGGGGTATCCCTATCCCGGCTTTCCAGAACGTTGATGACGAGGATGATTGGATTTATGACGAGCACGTAACAGAGGAAATCATAACCGTAGACAACAAAACTTATCATCGTGATCCGGACGTCTTTGACACTTGGTTTTCTAGCAGCAGCTGGCCGTACGCCACACTTGGCGGATCGGGCACCAAGGACTATGAACAGTTCTACCCATTGAGCCTGATGGAAACCGGTGCCGATATTCTCTACCCCTGGGTAAGTCGCATGATAATGTTCGGCCTATACAACACCGGTAAAGTACCGTTTGAATCAGTATATCTGCACGGTTTAGTACTGGATCCGCACGGCGCCAAAATGAGCAAAAGCAAGGGCAATGTCGTCGACCCGATGGAAAAGATAGATACGTTTGGTTCTGACGCCTTTAGGATGGGGATTGTCGCTGGCCAAACACCTGGTAACAACCAACCATATGACGAAAGTAAATTGATTGGCGCGAGAAATTTTTGTAATAAATTATGGAACATTGCCCGCTACGTTGAAGGCAAGCTTGGCGATGAATTTAAGCCGGGTAACTCACCTCATCCCAAATCGGTGGCCGATTACTGGGTGATTAATAGAATTAATTATATTTCCAAGCAAGTTTCGTCTCTGTTAGATGAATACCGCTTTAGCGAAGCCTACGAAACGCTCTATCATTTCGTGTGGGACGATTTTGCCGACTGGTATATCGAGGCATCTAAAGTACATCTCAACAAAGACACCATAGCCTACGGGTTAGAATCTATCCTCAAACTGGCACATCCGTTCGCACCATTCGTAACCGAAACAGTCTGGCAAACCCTCGGCTGGCGCGGCGATAAGCCGTTAGCAATTTCTGACTGGCCAAAAACAAGCGATTCAAATACCACAAAAGCTGATACTTTTGAAGAAATTAAGCTCATTGTGAACGAAGTACGATTTATTAAAAACGAGCTTGGTGATGCCGATTTACAGCTGTTTTACACCGATGAGAAATTCTTGGACGAAAACGGCATTTTAATTCAGAAACTTGCCAAACTCAAAGGCGTACAAAACGTGAAAGACGGTTATGGATTGCACCTAACCCAAACCCGCTATCAATGTTGGCTCAACGTTGATGAACAAGCCGCTCAACGATTTATAACCTCGCTGGCTAATAAAAAAGCTCAGCAAGAAAAGAACGTCGATCAACTGGAAAAGCGCCTAGCTAACAAAGCCTACGTAAAACAGGCACCTAAGGAGTTAGTCGCACAAAGTAAACAGCAGCTAAAAGAGGCTAGGGAACTGCTCGAAAAAGTCACCGAGGAATATAAACGATTCAATAAACCGAGCGCGTGA
- a CDS encoding HAD-IA family hydrolase, translating into MDEISLGKTLQTARKKAGITQQELCQKADLSYSTLAKIERGAIKAPSIFTIQSIAAVLGVTLSGLVGDLPPADVQEPVDAKKRSKSGVRFVYFDVNGCLVRFYHRAFSKVSEASGLSADIIETTFWHFNDAVCRGELSMEEFNETLGGRFRLAEFDWRDYYLEAIEPIQEMHELAEWVAKHYRVGLLSNIMPGLIASMLENGLLPKLDYDAIVDSSEVGSIKPEEQIFAIATTKAAVSPEEILLVDDSRANIMAAQRIGWKVLWFDDYRPDESSERVRSALEFDN; encoded by the coding sequence ATGGATGAGATAAGCCTTGGAAAAACACTGCAAACTGCGCGCAAAAAGGCGGGTATTACGCAGCAAGAACTGTGCCAAAAAGCCGATCTCAGCTACTCGACACTAGCTAAGATTGAGCGCGGAGCGATCAAGGCACCCTCAATCTTTACGATTCAGAGCATTGCGGCAGTGCTTGGAGTGACTTTAAGCGGTTTGGTGGGTGATTTACCGCCTGCTGACGTACAAGAGCCTGTAGACGCTAAGAAACGTTCAAAAAGCGGTGTTCGGTTTGTTTATTTTGATGTCAACGGTTGTCTGGTTAGGTTTTATCATCGGGCGTTCAGCAAAGTATCAGAGGCGAGCGGCCTCTCGGCAGATATTATTGAAACTACATTCTGGCATTTTAATGATGCGGTATGTCGCGGCGAGCTGTCTATGGAAGAGTTCAACGAGACACTAGGCGGGCGTTTTAGGTTGGCCGAGTTCGATTGGCGGGACTATTATCTGGAAGCAATCGAACCAATTCAGGAAATGCATGAACTGGCTGAGTGGGTAGCTAAACACTACCGTGTTGGTCTGTTGAGTAATATCATGCCGGGGTTGATAGCATCAATGTTAGAGAATGGTTTATTGCCCAAGCTGGATTACGATGCGATTGTTGATTCATCAGAGGTCGGGAGTATCAAGCCAGAAGAGCAGATTTTTGCGATAGCTACCACTAAAGCGGCAGTTTCACCAGAGGAAATACTGTTGGTCGATGATTCGCGAGCTAATATTATGGCTGCACAACGCATTGGCTGGAAGGTGTTGTGGTTTGACGATTACCGTCCCGATGAGAGTTCAGAACGAGTACGTTCTGCCCTAGAGTTTGACAACTGA
- a CDS encoding HIT family protein yields the protein MEDSLFTRIIKGEIPCHKVYEDDKVLAFLDIHPIQTGHVLVVSKVQVDQFDELPDEVYEAVFDVVRKIAQRQKRIFGRQRACLRIEGFDVPHAHVHVYPCDNAQDFYGDKNRASKEPDHEALAKTAKKLAF from the coding sequence ATGGAAGATTCATTATTTACGCGGATTATTAAGGGGGAGATTCCTTGCCATAAGGTATATGAGGATGACAAAGTGCTGGCTTTTTTGGATATTCACCCAATACAGACCGGGCATGTTTTAGTGGTATCAAAAGTTCAGGTTGACCAGTTTGACGAGCTGCCGGACGAGGTTTATGAAGCGGTTTTTGATGTCGTTCGAAAAATTGCGCAGCGACAGAAGCGAATATTCGGACGACAGCGAGCCTGTTTGCGTATTGAAGGCTTTGATGTACCGCACGCTCACGTACACGTATATCCTTGCGATAATGCTCAAGATTTTTACGGTGATAAGAACCGAGCCTCAAAGGAACCAGATCATGAAGCGCTTGCTAAAACTGCTAAGAAGTTGGCATTCTAG
- a CDS encoding NlpC/P60 family protein → MGDIKTKIETFGQELIQASGAYLYKPAIYHHFVAGDCIALPRENCPEIGIGPDEFDCSGFVIKSICDVKGLRPSDWPDQVRHVRDMWNDAQTEQVMFKQSALEAGALLITQKYYDIGDQQTEMPGHMGIVLTVEDETVRYIHASAKRGRVEICKRRIPTSYMGAIVSLS, encoded by the coding sequence TTGGGGGATATCAAAACCAAGATTGAGACCTTCGGGCAAGAACTCATTCAAGCATCAGGTGCGTACCTGTATAAGCCGGCAATTTACCATCATTTTGTAGCCGGTGATTGTATTGCACTGCCCCGTGAAAACTGCCCAGAAATAGGGATTGGACCAGATGAATTTGATTGCTCAGGCTTTGTTATAAAATCTATCTGCGACGTGAAAGGGTTGAGGCCTAGTGATTGGCCTGATCAAGTGCGGCATGTGCGAGATATGTGGAATGACGCACAAACTGAGCAAGTAATGTTTAAGCAATCTGCTCTAGAGGCAGGAGCGTTATTAATCACACAAAAGTACTACGATATTGGCGACCAGCAAACTGAAATGCCAGGGCATATGGGTATAGTGTTGACGGTAGAAGATGAAACGGTCAGGTATATACACGCCAGTGCAAAACGCGGACGGGTAGAAATCTGTAAAAGACGTATCCCGACGAGCTACATGGGCGCTATTGTGTCGCTAAGTTAG
- a CDS encoding lamin tail domain-containing protein codes for MNKRWVWALVLGFVLPLFWAAGAVAEDSPATETLILISEFQNRGTVDDGEDAGSVVGTHEFIELYNPHNETVSLDGWELEFANEKGTTTRSIVLFEDDSDADVGYEIQPDGFFVVSYESYLPEANFLLDSRTASGYLNYHDGTIRLFDNDGELVDMVGYGDPEHYLTSPAGAPQPDQSLIRCFGQDGLIVDTGNNALDFTINEIPMPGAGLECPLPEPDPEPDDEEEPEEQSGEKPEDEPDDDLSQKVDKELDTDQETAPEDDINICEGVVISEIGANLDEQFIELHNLTNQEAELDGCQLQTNRNDNTYVFADEVVEPHDYLTIQIANTELTLTKTTTGTVYVLSSDGQEEVDAQKYSDLRPETSWAWFGDDDWRQTYELTLGQENKYQEYADCKEGKERNPDTGRCRNIVSSTSELKPCDSDQERNPETNRCRKIDSGSSLVPCRPGQERNPETNRCRSVTSSTRQLVPCKPHQERNPETNRCRNINQTSGLKPCSPGQERNPETNRCRNVAAAMTELPEMNVRDVTTVARPTPLSWWFAGFMVALAAGYGVWEWRYDIANLKERFTKKQPIDSS; via the coding sequence ATGAACAAACGGTGGGTATGGGCACTGGTTTTGGGATTTGTTTTGCCGTTATTTTGGGCTGCCGGTGCCGTTGCAGAGGACTCCCCGGCAACGGAAACATTGATTTTGATTAGTGAGTTTCAAAACAGAGGCACAGTAGATGACGGAGAAGATGCTGGTAGCGTAGTTGGAACTCACGAGTTTATAGAGCTATATAACCCGCACAATGAGACCGTATCGCTTGATGGGTGGGAGCTAGAGTTTGCAAATGAAAAGGGCACAACAACCCGTTCTATAGTCTTGTTTGAGGATGATTCTGATGCAGATGTAGGTTACGAAATACAGCCTGATGGGTTTTTTGTGGTGAGCTATGAAAGCTATCTGCCGGAGGCGAATTTCCTACTCGATTCTCGGACAGCCTCAGGTTACTTAAACTACCATGATGGGACTATCAGGCTGTTTGATAACGACGGGGAGCTTGTAGATATGGTTGGCTACGGTGACCCCGAGCATTACCTTACGAGCCCAGCTGGGGCGCCGCAGCCAGACCAGTCCCTTATACGGTGTTTTGGCCAGGATGGCCTGATAGTTGATACCGGTAATAACGCGCTTGATTTTACCATCAACGAGATACCTATGCCCGGAGCTGGTCTGGAATGTCCCTTGCCTGAGCCTGATCCTGAGCCAGACGATGAGGAAGAACCTGAAGAACAGTCCGGTGAAAAGCCTGAGGATGAACCCGACGATGATTTAAGCCAAAAGGTTGATAAAGAGCTCGATACTGATCAAGAAACGGCACCAGAAGACGACATAAACATTTGCGAGGGTGTAGTGATATCTGAAATTGGAGCTAACTTAGACGAACAGTTCATAGAGCTGCATAATCTGACCAACCAGGAAGCTGAGTTGGATGGTTGCCAGTTGCAAACCAATCGCAACGATAACACCTATGTGTTTGCCGATGAGGTTGTAGAGCCGCATGATTATTTGACGATACAGATTGCAAACACGGAACTGACACTTACCAAAACAACTACCGGCACAGTATATGTATTGTCATCTGACGGACAAGAAGAGGTTGATGCCCAGAAATATTCTGATTTACGGCCGGAAACCTCATGGGCTTGGTTTGGTGATGATGACTGGCGGCAGACTTATGAACTAACCCTGGGTCAAGAGAATAAATATCAAGAATACGCCGATTGCAAGGAAGGTAAGGAGCGCAATCCAGATACCGGTCGTTGTCGCAATATCGTGAGCAGCACCTCTGAGCTCAAGCCGTGTGATTCGGATCAAGAACGCAATCCAGAGACGAACCGTTGCCGGAAGATTGACTCTGGCTCTTCCCTAGTGCCATGCCGTCCTGGGCAAGAACGCAATCCAGAAACAAACAGATGCCGTTCTGTAACAAGTAGTACCCGCCAACTGGTACCTTGTAAGCCTCACCAGGAAAGAAACCCAGAAACTAACCGTTGCCGTAATATTAATCAAACGTCCGGGCTAAAGCCGTGTAGTCCTGGGCAAGAACGCAATCCAGAAACTAACCGCTGCCGGAATGTGGCAGCAGCGATGACCGAACTGCCGGAGATGAACGTGCGTGATGTTACAACGGTGGCGCGTCCGACACCGCTGAGTTGGTGGTTTGCCGGCTTTATGGTGGCGTTAGCTGCAGGCTATGGAGTATGGGAATGGCGTTATGACATCGCTAACCTAAAGGAGCGTTTTACTAAGAAGCAGCCTATTGATAGCTCTTAA